In Musa acuminata AAA Group cultivar baxijiao chromosome BXJ2-10, Cavendish_Baxijiao_AAA, whole genome shotgun sequence, a genomic segment contains:
- the LOC135624805 gene encoding protein TOC75-3, chloroplastic-like, translating into MAFTAPKQLLRPQIHSSAAPRRGKHPSSDRSMAPKPSIFGACKKSLAAFSASAVSFAAAAGGGFILLASSSPPPIDGGGGGGWYRGGGGGDGGGFWSNLFSPLVALAKEEGGAGREWDPHGLPANIVVQLNKLSGLKRYKISDILLFDRRRSTTVAGTEDSFFEMVSLRNGGVYTKAQLQSELENLAASGMFEKVDLQCKTKPDGTLALTVSFAESTWQSADAFRCINVGLMPQTKQMEMDPDMTEREKLEYFRSQEREYRRRIERSRSCLLPVTVRREVLQMLRERGKVSARLLQRIRDRVQKWYQDEGYACAQVVNFGNLNTKEVVCEVVEGDITQLDIQFLDKLGNLCEGNTHLAVIRRELPRQLRPGHVFNIEAGKQALRNINSLALFSNIEVNPRPDEKNEGGIIVEIKLREMDQKTAEVSTEWSIVPGRDGRPTLASVQPGGTVSFEHRNINGLNRSIVGSVTSSNLLNPQDDLSFKLEYVHPYLDGVTNPRNRTFRTSCFNSRKLSPVFTGGPGVDEVPPVWIDRVGFKANITESFTRQSKFTYGLVMEEITTRDETTSICTHGARVLPSGGLSMDGPPTTLSGTGIDRMAFAQANITRDNTKFLNGATVGERDVFQLDQGLGIGSNFPFFNRHQLTLTRFIPLKNVEEGIGKSPPPVLVLHGHYGGCVGDLPSYDAFTLGGPYSVRGYNMGELGACRNILELATELRIPVKNTHVYLFAEHGNDLGSSKDVKGNPTEFFRRAGHGSSYGAGVKLGMVRAEYAMDHNSGTGAVFFRFGERF; encoded by the exons ATGGCCTTCACCGCCCCCAAGCAGCTCCTTCGGCCCCAGATCCACTCCTCTGCTGCACCACGGAGGGGCAAGCATCCCTCCTCCGACAGATCCATGGCCCCTAAACCTTCCATTTTTGGTGCCTGCAAGAAATCCCTTGCAGCCTTCTCCGCCTCCGCGGTCTCCTTTGCCGCCGCGGCTGGTGGCGGGTTCATCTTGCTTGCTTCGTCCTCCCCTCCCCCCATTgacggcggcggtggcggaggttGGTAccggggaggcggcggcggcgatggggGTGGTTTCTGGTCTAACCTGTTCTCCCCGTTGGTGGCGCTTGCGAAGGAGGAGGGCGGCGCCGGCCGGGAGTGGGACCCCCATGGCTTACCGGCTAACATCGTCGTCCAGCTCAACAAGCTGAGCGGCCTCAAGCGGTATAAGATCTCCGACATCCTGCTCTTTGACCGCCGGCGCTCGACCACCGTCGCCGGCACGGAGGACTCCTTCTTCGAGATGGTGTCGCTGCGCAACGGTGGCGTCTACACCAAGGCCCAGCTCCAGTCAGAGTTGGAAAACCTGGCCGCTTCCGGCATGTTTGAGAAGGTCGACCTCCAATGCAAGACCAAGCCCGATGGCACCTTGGCCCTCACAGTGTCGTTCGCCGAGAGCACGTGGCAGTCTGCGGACGCATTTCGTTGCATCAACGTCGGGCTGATGCCGCAGACGAAGCAGATGGAGATGGACCCGGACATGACGGAGAGGGAGAAGTTAGAGTACTTTCGAAGCCAGGAGAGGGAATACAGGAGGAGGATCGAGCGCTCAAGGTCATGCTTGTTGCCTGTGACAGTCCGGCGGGAGGTGCTGCAGATGCTCCGCGAGAGGGGGAAAGTGAGTGCTAGGTTGCTGCAGAGGATTCGGGACCGGGTGCAGAAGTGGTACCAGGATGAGGGGTATGCTTGCGCCCAGGTTGTCAATTTTGGGAATCTGAATACAAAGGAGGTGGTGTGTGAGGTCGTGGAGGGTGATATTACTCAGCTTGACATCCAGTTCCTGGATAAGCTTGGAAATCTATGTGAAGGGAATACTCATTTGGCTGTCATTCGCCGGGAGCTGCCCAGACAG CTTCGACCAGGGCATGTCTTTAACATAGAAGCAGGAAAGCAAGCTTTGAGGAACATAAACTCGCTTGCTTTATTCTCCAATATAGAGGTGAACCCACGACCAGATGAAAAGAATGAAGGAGGCATAATAGTTGAAATCAAACTCAGAGAAATGGATCAAAAGACAGCTGAAGTAAGCACCGAATGGAGTATCGTACCTGGACGTGATGGACGACCAACACTG GCTTCAGTTCAACCTGGTGGAACTGTTTCATTTGAACATCGCAACATAAATGGTTTGAACAGATCAATTGTTGGTTCGGTTACATCGAGCAATCTTCTCAATCCTCAG GATGATTTGTCTTTCAAGCTTGAATATGTGCACCCTTATCTAGATGGTGTGACCAACCCTCGCAACCGAACCTTCCGCACCAGCTGCTTTAACAGCCGGAAGTTAAGTCCTGTCTTCACTGGTGGTCCAGGTGTAGATGAAGTTCCACCTGTATGGATTGATAGAGTGGGCTTTAAAGCCAATATAACCGAG AGCTTCACCCGACAAAGCAAATTTACTTATGGGCTTGTGATGGAAGAGATCACAACCCGTGATGAAACTACTAGCATTTGTACCCATGGTGCTCGAGTGTTACCTAGTGGTGGTTTAAGCATGGATGGGCCTCCAACAACCCTCAGCGGTACTGGCATTGATCGCATGGCATTTGCACAAGCGAATATTACACGTGACAACACAAAGTTTCTGAATGGTGCAACCGTTGGTGAGAGAGATGTCTTCCAG CTGGACCAAGGTCTTGGAATCGGCAGCAACTTTCCATTCTTCAACCGCCACCAGCTCACATTAACCCGGTTCATTCCATTGAAGAACGTTGAAGAAGGCATAGGTAAATCACCACCACCTGTTCTGGTTCTTCATGGACACTATGGTGGTTGTGTTGGAGACCTCCCAAGCTATGATGCTTTCACTCTTGGAGGTCCCTACTCAGTGAGAGGCTACAACATGGGAGAATTGGGTGCCTGCAGGAACATTCTCGAG CTTGCCACTGAGCTGCGAATCCCCGTGAAGAACACCCATGTATATTTGTTTGCGGAGCATGGAAATGACCTTGGCAGTTCGAAGGATGTAAAGGGAAACCCGACTGAATTTTTCCGCCGAGCTGGGCATGGCTCCTCCTATGGTGCCGGTGTGAAGCTTGGGATGGTGAGAGCTGAGTACGCCATGGATCACAATTCTGGTACCGGTGCAGTATTCTTTAGGTTCGGTGAGAGATTTTGA
- the LOC135624804 gene encoding E3 ubiquitin-protein ligase RDUF1-like, whose translation MASMETASTYWCHHCCRFVLIWPWDAVICPDCGGGFLDAPGRFPLASETATEPRRRRVPSAVDNSSAAVGRRRQSSEIRFRRNNRASTGDRSPFNPVIVLRSPPVGGRRDADWTTNSSFELYYDDGTRSGLRPLPESMSEFLMGSGLERILDQLSQTEVDGIGGAPGFEYSPASKVAIESMPTIEIADGHISMESHCAVCKDPFVLGTEVREMPCKHIYHQDCILPWLSLRNSCPLCRHEMPTDVQEMEDDERTHVAENEEETVGLTIWRLPGGGFAVGRFTGGRRGTERELPMVYTEMDEGIRTAGTPRRISWSSRGNRSRESGRIVRAFRNFFSFFRRLRSPPTSSLSLTSESRSFSTTSLRHRRYPFFSRSYRGQSTSRVLEDGDDDN comes from the coding sequence ATGGCTTCCATGGAGACGGCATCGACGTACTGGTGCCACCACTGCTGTCGCTTCGTCCTCATTTGGCCCTGGGACGCAGTCATCTGCCCAGACTGTGGCGGTGGCTTCCTTGACGCGCCTGGCCGCTTTCCTCTTGCCTCCGAGACCGCTACCGAGCCTCGTCGCCGCCGCGTCCCTTCCGCCGTCGACAACAGCTCCGCGGCCGTCGGCCGTCGGCGCCAGTCCTCGGAAATTAGGTTCCGCCGTAACAATCGTGCGTCCACTGGCGACCGCTCTCCCTTCAACCCCGTCATTGTTCTTCGCAGTCCTCCCGTAGGCGGACGACGCGATGCGGATTGGACCACCAACAGCAGCTTCGAGCTCTACTACGATGACGGCACCCGATCCGGTCTCCGCCCCTTGCCGGAAAGCATGTCGGAGTTCTTGATGGGCTCGGGATTGGAGAGAATACTCGACCAGCTCTCCCAGACTGAGGTTGACGGAATCGGCGGTGCGCCTGGTTTCGAGTACTCGCCGGCTTCGAAGGTCGCCATCGAGTCTATGCCCACTATCGAGATCGCCGATGGCCATATCTCGATGGAGTCCCATTGTGCCGTCTGCAAGGACCCCTTCGTGCTCGGAACTGAGGTCCGTGAGATGCCCTGCAAACACATCTACCACCAGGATTGCATCCTGCCTTGGCTCTCGCTAAGAAATTCCTGCCCTCTTTGTCGCCATGAGATGCCGACGGATGTGCAAGAAATGGAGGACGACGAGCGGACTCATGTGGCTGAGAACGAGGAGGAGACGGTGGGGCTCACCATATGGAGGCTTCCAGGTGGTGGGTTCGCTGTTGGGAGGTTCACTGGTGGCAGGAGAGGCACGGAAAGAGAGCTTCCTATGGTTTACACAGAGATGGATGAAGGAATTAGGACCGCTGGCACACCGAGAAGGATATCGTGGTCCTCAAGAGGAAATAGATCCAGAGAGAGTGGAAGAATTGTTCGGGCATTCCgcaatttcttctccttcttcaggCGTCTTCGATCTCCTCCTACATCTTCACTGAGTCTGACCTCCGAGTCTCGCTCTTTCTCAACCACTTCTCTTAGACACAGGAGATATCCATTCTTCAGTAGGAGCTATCGGGGACAGAGCACAAGTAGGGTATTGGAGGATGGTGATGATGATAACTGA